From the genome of Rhodobacteraceae bacterium Araon29, one region includes:
- a CDS encoding serine hydroxymethyltransferase: protein MTANLGTDGFFTQALGERDPEIFAAIGAELGRQRDEIELIASENIVSAAVLEAQGSVMTNKYAEGYSGRRYYGGCQFVDIAEDLAISRACTLFGCGFANVQPNSGSQANQGVFQALLQPGDTILGMSLDAGGHLTHGARPNQSGKWFNAVQYGVRKQDNLIDYDEVAALAAEHKPKLIIAGGSAVPRQINFARMREIADTVGAYLHVDMAHFAGLVAAGEHPSPFPHAHVATTTTHKTLRGPRGGMILTNDEALAKKFNSAIFPGIQGGPLMHVIAAKAVAFGEALRPEFKTYIQQVITNAKALSDQLIKGGLDTVTHGTDTHVVLVDLRPKGVKGNATEKALGRAHITCNKNGVPFDPEKPMVTSGIRLGSPAGTTRGFAEPEFRQIADWITEVVDGLAQNGEDGNASVEQNVKTQVEAMCQQFPMYPDL, encoded by the coding sequence ATGACAGCGAATTTAGGAACGGACGGGTTTTTCACGCAGGCGCTTGGCGAGCGTGATCCTGAGATATTTGCCGCCATCGGGGCCGAGCTGGGCCGGCAGCGCGATGAAATCGAGCTAATTGCCTCGGAAAACATCGTCTCGGCGGCAGTGCTGGAAGCCCAAGGCAGCGTGATGACCAATAAATACGCAGAAGGCTATTCCGGCCGGCGCTATTATGGCGGCTGCCAATTTGTTGATATTGCCGAAGATCTGGCCATCTCACGCGCCTGCACGCTGTTTGGCTGCGGCTTTGCCAATGTGCAGCCCAACTCGGGCTCACAGGCCAACCAAGGCGTGTTTCAGGCACTGCTGCAACCGGGCGATACCATTTTGGGCATGTCGCTGGATGCGGGCGGCCATCTGACCCATGGGGCGCGGCCCAACCAGTCGGGCAAATGGTTCAACGCGGTGCAATACGGCGTGCGCAAACAGGACAACCTGATTGATTATGATGAAGTGGCCGCGCTGGCCGCCGAGCATAAGCCAAAGCTGATCATCGCCGGCGGCTCTGCGGTGCCGCGGCAGATCAACTTTGCCCGCATGCGCGAGATCGCAGATACGGTCGGTGCCTATCTGCATGTGGATATGGCGCATTTTGCCGGGCTTGTGGCCGCCGGCGAGCATCCCTCGCCCTTCCCCCATGCCCATGTGGCCACCACCACCACCCATAAGACACTGCGCGGCCCGCGCGGCGGAATGATCCTAACCAATGACGAAGCGCTGGCCAAGAAATTCAATTCGGCGATTTTCCCCGGCATTCAGGGCGGCCCGCTGATGCATGTGATCGCCGCCAAGGCGGTAGCCTTTGGCGAAGCGCTGCGGCCCGAGTTCAAAACCTATATCCAGCAGGTGATCACCAATGCCAAAGCGCTGTCGGATCAGCTGATCAAAGGCGGGCTCGATACGGTCACCCATGGCACCGACACCCATGTGGTGCTGGTGGATCTACGGCCCAAAGGGGTCAAGGGCAATGCCACCGAAAAGGCGCTGGGGCGGGCGCATATCACCTGCAATAAAAACGGCGTGCCGTTCGATCCCGAAAAGCCGATGGTCACATCGGGCATCCGGCTTGGCTCGCCCGCAGGCACCACCCGCGGCTTTGCAGAGCCCGAGTTCCGCCAGATCGCAGACTGGATCACCGAGGTGGTCGACGGGCTGGCCCAAAACGGCGAGGACGGAAATGCAAGCGTCGAGCAAAACGTCAAAACACAGGTCGAAGCCATGTGCCAACAATTCCCAATGTATCCAGATTTGTAA
- a CDS encoding phosphoenolpyruvate carboxylase translates to MSAAHPQAYEKTQVRAALDDDLDRLLFELLRNILAKRAPQVASWMTVTSSQAAIPAGSAAIPYLQALNIWFQLLKITKKIRHMRRRQQIENDYGEKELDNSFAQSLSRSRLDVDAIKTMLSKLSVGPTLTAHPTDAKRVTVLEIHRRLHANLFAFDPQQPTSRNQNKCLAEIEAEIDLLWMTGELRLERPALEDEIKWGLQFFRDSIFDAIPEVFERFEQAADLVFGGLDNITPCIKFHSWIGGDRDGNPNVTAKMTALALQNAKADIIACYTGLLRKAAARLSISHKITPLNDEIAAGLSKLICARGLQANNANEMFRQALSSIIHRLENGSYDHIDDFISDLGQIENALLSIGAEKLSSLYIRPIKWRSQVFGFRVFTLDIRQNSTVTTDVLAEVWKNQTGLTAPEYGSREWSERLRTELVTTDLKAVERHKLSPQAVELLDVFSLMKSARRSADPAAIGPFILSMTRSTDDLLGVYLLARYAGFGAETIDITVVPLFETIEDLRAAPDILTALLQVPLARRNLKVGGQTIEIMLGYSDSNKDGGFLCSIWELDQAQRKIMRALQSQGFQPIFFHGRGGSVSRGGAPTDRAIAAQPPNTVHGQLRLTEQGEVVSANYSNVSTAAAHLELLASSTFCHSSNTGDSLADPAVTDAFDALSGLSQTTYSDLLETPGFIDYFQQASPVEELAMLKIGSRPARRFGAASLSDLRAIPWVFAWSQNRHLITGWYGFGTAISAFRRFRGEQGDGTLRQMFDHAKLFRLIVDEVEKSLFQTDIDIAADYATLVHDADVRETVFGKIQVEYKLACEGVLFLTGSHALADRFPGLKDRFCKIAPDLERVHKLQVELLRQARATAQPSSVSIPLLQSMNSISTGLGWTG, encoded by the coding sequence ATGTCTGCAGCACATCCCCAAGCATATGAAAAGACCCAAGTCCGGGCTGCGTTAGACGATGACTTAGATCGTTTGCTGTTTGAATTACTGCGGAACATACTTGCCAAGCGCGCACCTCAAGTCGCGTCTTGGATGACCGTCACCTCCTCCCAGGCGGCGATCCCTGCAGGTAGCGCGGCAATTCCCTATCTACAGGCTTTAAACATCTGGTTCCAATTGCTGAAAATTACCAAAAAAATTAGGCATATGCGTCGCCGCCAGCAAATTGAAAACGATTATGGCGAGAAAGAACTCGATAACAGCTTTGCCCAAAGCCTTAGTCGCTCACGCTTGGACGTGGATGCAATCAAAACCATGCTCTCTAAGCTGTCTGTCGGCCCAACGCTTACTGCACATCCCACTGATGCCAAACGGGTCACGGTTTTGGAAATTCACCGCCGACTACACGCTAATTTGTTTGCCTTTGACCCACAGCAGCCCACTTCGCGCAACCAAAACAAATGCCTTGCTGAAATTGAGGCCGAAATTGACCTGTTGTGGATGACCGGAGAATTGCGGCTTGAACGGCCCGCCCTTGAAGATGAAATTAAATGGGGGTTGCAGTTTTTCCGCGATAGTATTTTTGACGCCATACCTGAGGTGTTTGAGCGCTTTGAGCAGGCCGCAGACCTTGTCTTTGGCGGGCTAGACAATATCACCCCCTGCATCAAGTTTCATTCATGGATCGGTGGTGATCGGGACGGAAACCCCAATGTAACCGCTAAAATGACCGCCTTGGCGCTGCAAAATGCCAAGGCTGATATTATCGCTTGTTATACCGGCTTGCTGCGTAAAGCCGCCGCGCGCCTTAGTATTAGTCATAAAATCACCCCTTTAAATGATGAAATCGCAGCAGGTTTATCAAAGCTTATTTGTGCGCGCGGTTTGCAAGCGAACAATGCAAACGAAATGTTCCGGCAAGCGCTTAGCTCTATAATCCACCGGTTAGAAAACGGCAGTTATGACCATATAGACGATTTTATCTCGGATTTGGGTCAGATCGAAAACGCGCTGCTGTCTATCGGTGCAGAAAAGCTGTCCTCGCTTTACATCCGGCCTATCAAATGGCGGTCTCAGGTGTTTGGATTTCGCGTATTTACCCTCGACATCCGGCAGAACTCGACGGTCACAACAGACGTTTTGGCAGAGGTTTGGAAAAATCAGACAGGACTAACAGCGCCTGAATATGGCAGCCGAGAGTGGTCAGAGCGGCTGCGCACTGAATTGGTGACGACAGATCTTAAAGCTGTTGAGCGTCACAAATTAAGCCCGCAAGCTGTTGAGCTTTTAGATGTATTCAGCCTGATGAAAAGCGCTCGGCGCAGTGCAGATCCAGCGGCCATCGGGCCCTTTATCTTATCCATGACCCGCTCAACCGATGATCTTTTGGGGGTTTATCTGTTGGCCCGCTACGCTGGCTTTGGGGCAGAAACCATTGATATCACCGTTGTCCCATTGTTTGAAACCATAGAAGATCTGCGCGCAGCGCCCGACATTTTAACAGCACTGCTACAAGTACCGCTGGCTCGGCGCAACCTAAAGGTGGGCGGGCAAACAATTGAGATTATGCTCGGCTATTCCGACAGCAACAAAGACGGCGGATTTTTATGTTCGATCTGGGAACTGGATCAAGCCCAGCGAAAGATTATGCGGGCGCTGCAATCACAGGGTTTTCAGCCGATCTTTTTTCACGGTCGTGGCGGCTCAGTCAGCCGTGGCGGTGCCCCCACCGATCGCGCCATCGCAGCGCAACCCCCCAACACCGTGCATGGTCAATTGCGTTTGACAGAACAGGGTGAGGTGGTGTCAGCCAATTATTCAAATGTCAGTACTGCAGCTGCACATCTAGAACTGTTGGCCTCCAGCACTTTCTGTCACAGCTCAAATACAGGCGATAGCCTGGCCGATCCTGCGGTCACCGATGCCTTTGATGCGCTGTCGGGACTGTCACAAACAACCTATTCTGATCTTTTGGAAACACCGGGTTTTATCGACTATTTTCAACAAGCAAGTCCTGTGGAAGAGCTCGCGATGCTTAAGATAGGCTCGCGCCCAGCGCGCCGCTTCGGGGCCGCTTCGCTCAGTGATCTGCGCGCCATACCATGGGTTTTTGCATGGTCCCAAAATCGTCATTTAATCACCGGATGGTATGGTTTCGGCACCGCTATTTCTGCCTTTCGGCGTTTTCGGGGTGAGCAGGGTGATGGCACACTTCGACAAATGTTTGACCATGCCAAACTGTTTCGACTAATCGTTGATGAAGTGGAAAAATCTCTCTTTCAAACGGATATCGACATCGCAGCTGACTACGCAACGCTGGTGCACGATGCTGATGTCCGCGAAACGGTGTTTGGCAAAATTCAAGTAGAATATAAATTGGCCTGCGAAGGCGTTTTGTTCCTAACCGGATCACACGCGCTTGCGGATCGATTTCCGGGACTGAAAGACAGGTTTTGTAAAATTGCGCCAGACCTTGAACGGGTTCATAAATTACAAGTTGAGCTGTTGCGTCAAGCGCGTGCAACAGCGCAGCCATCATCAGTTTCGATCCCGCTTTTGCAATCAATGAATTCAATTTCGACCGGTCTGGGGTGGACAGGATAA
- a CDS encoding D-glycerate dehydrogenase: MAKPRVLVTRRWPAAVEAQLQDQYDVVLNTHDKPLTPCEFRAALTVYDAVLPTVTDLINADAMDVPKAQTKIFANYGVGYSHIDAAAAKGLDIMVTNTPDVLSECTADLAMTLMLMVARRAGDGEREIREGKWTGWRPTHLVGTKVSGKTLGIIGYGRIGQEVARRAHHGFGMKIIVQSRSAVNPDLLAQCSATQVDTIEDLLPLCDFVSLHCPGGATNRHLINAARLNLMKPDAFLINTARGEVINEHDLARALWFDTIGGAALDVFDGEPNISPDLMGCDNLVMLPHLGSATRTTREAMGFRVVENLADFFGGRAPRDRVI; the protein is encoded by the coding sequence ATGGCAAAACCCCGTGTTCTTGTCACTCGGCGCTGGCCGGCGGCAGTCGAAGCCCAGCTTCAGGATCAATATGATGTGGTCTTAAACACCCACGATAAACCCCTCACGCCATGCGAATTTCGCGCCGCGCTGACGGTGTATGATGCGGTGCTACCAACTGTTACCGACCTGATCAACGCTGATGCTATGGATGTTCCAAAAGCCCAGACAAAAATCTTTGCCAACTATGGGGTCGGCTATAGCCACATTGATGCAGCAGCGGCCAAAGGCCTTGATATCATGGTTACCAATACGCCTGATGTGCTGTCGGAGTGCACAGCCGATTTGGCAATGACCTTGATGCTGATGGTTGCCCGGCGCGCCGGGGATGGAGAGCGCGAAATCCGAGAGGGCAAATGGACAGGGTGGCGGCCGACCCATCTTGTCGGCACCAAAGTATCGGGCAAAACATTGGGAATTATCGGCTATGGACGCATCGGTCAGGAAGTGGCGCGCCGGGCACATCATGGTTTTGGAATGAAGATTATTGTCCAAAGCCGCTCTGCGGTAAACCCGGATTTATTGGCCCAATGCAGCGCCACCCAAGTCGACACCATCGAGGATTTATTACCACTTTGCGATTTTGTATCGCTTCACTGCCCCGGCGGAGCGACCAACCGCCATCTCATTAATGCTGCTCGGCTCAATTTGATGAAGCCAGATGCGTTCTTAATCAACACCGCCCGCGGTGAGGTCATCAATGAACATGATCTGGCCCGCGCGCTTTGGTTCGATACTATTGGCGGCGCAGCGCTAGATGTCTTTGACGGCGAGCCCAACATCAGCCCTGATCTTATGGGCTGTGATAATTTGGTAATGTTGCCCCATCTTGGAAGCGCCACCCGCACAACTCGTGAAGCCATGGGCTTTCGGGTCGTGGAAAATCTTGCTGATTTTTTCGGGGGCCGTGCACCACGTGATCGGGTGATCTAA
- the sucD gene encoding succinate--CoA ligase subunit alpha, with protein MSIFINRDTPVIVQGITGRMARFHTKDMLEYGTNVVAGVVPGKGGETVEGVPVFNTVKDAVSETGATASLVFVPPPFAADSIMEAADAGIQYCVCITDGIPAQDMIQVKRYMMRYPKEKRMVLTGPNCAGTISPGKALLGIMPGHIYLQGNVGIVGRSGTLGYEAAAQLKEKGIGVSTSVGIGGDPINGSSFKDILARFEEDDETHLIAMIGEIGGPQEAEAAAYISDHISKPVVAYVAGLTAPKGRTMGHAGAIISAFGESASEKVEILNAAGVTVAENPAVIGETIANVMQ; from the coding sequence ATGAGTATTTTTATAAATCGCGATACCCCTGTCATCGTTCAAGGCATCACCGGCAGAATGGCCCGCTTTCACACCAAGGATATGTTGGAATACGGCACCAATGTGGTGGCCGGTGTGGTTCCCGGAAAAGGCGGTGAAACAGTCGAAGGCGTGCCAGTCTTTAACACCGTGAAAGATGCTGTATCTGAAACCGGAGCCACTGCAAGTTTGGTATTTGTGCCGCCACCCTTTGCCGCAGATAGCATTATGGAGGCCGCAGATGCCGGAATTCAGTACTGCGTTTGTATCACTGACGGCATACCTGCGCAGGACATGATACAAGTGAAACGTTATATGATGCGTTATCCAAAAGAAAAGCGCATGGTTCTAACTGGACCGAACTGCGCCGGCACAATCAGCCCGGGCAAAGCGCTATTGGGGATTATGCCTGGCCATATCTATTTGCAGGGAAATGTAGGCATTGTCGGGCGTTCGGGCACTTTAGGCTACGAAGCCGCTGCCCAACTGAAAGAAAAAGGCATTGGTGTTTCAACATCGGTTGGCATTGGTGGCGACCCGATTAATGGTTCATCCTTTAAAGATATTCTAGCACGCTTCGAAGAGGATGATGAAACCCATCTTATTGCCATGATCGGTGAAATCGGCGGCCCACAGGAAGCCGAGGCTGCCGCTTATATCAGCGATCATATTAGCAAGCCAGTGGTCGCCTATGTCGCCGGTTTAACCGCCCCGAAAGGTCGCACCATGGGCCACGCCGGAGCCATCATATCGGCCTTTGGTGAAAGCGCGTCGGAAAAGGTGGAAATCCTAAATGCAGCAGGCGTAACCGTCGCCGAAAATCCTGCGGTGATTGGCGAAACAATTGCCAACGTGATGCAATAA
- a CDS encoding malate--CoA ligase subunit beta, producing the protein MDIHEYQAKDVLSNFGVTIAPGALAYSPEQAAYRARELGGDSWVVKAQVHAGGRGKAGGVKLCKSDHEIQAACENMFGKKLVTHQTGPQGKGIYRVYVEAAVPIEREIYLGLVLDRSSQRVMIVASKEGGMEIEDISVEKPDSIVRSTVEPAVGLQEFQAREISFALGIEPPLVQQMVRTLKGCYRAFRDLDATMVELNPLVITGDGRILALDAKMTFDDNALFRHPQISELRDKSQEDPRESRAADRGLSYVGLEGNIGCIVNGAGLAMATMDTIKLAGGEPANFLDIGGGATPERVAKAFRLVMSDQNVQAVLVNIFAGINRCDWVAEGVVQALKEVQIDVPVVVRLAGTNVQEGQRILAQSGLPIIRATTLMEAAERAVGAWSNDLKQATRVRAV; encoded by the coding sequence ATGGATATTCACGAATATCAGGCGAAAGATGTCCTTTCGAACTTTGGCGTCACCATAGCGCCCGGCGCACTGGCATATAGCCCAGAGCAAGCCGCTTACCGCGCCCGCGAGTTGGGCGGCGATAGCTGGGTGGTCAAAGCGCAGGTACATGCTGGCGGACGCGGCAAAGCTGGCGGCGTGAAACTGTGCAAATCTGATCATGAAATTCAAGCTGCCTGTGAAAACATGTTTGGCAAAAAGCTGGTCACCCATCAAACCGGCCCGCAGGGCAAAGGCATCTATCGGGTTTATGTCGAAGCCGCCGTACCAATTGAGCGCGAAATCTATCTTGGTTTGGTGCTCGATAGATCTAGCCAGCGCGTGATGATTGTTGCCAGTAAGGAAGGCGGCATGGAAATCGAAGACATCTCAGTCGAAAAGCCAGATAGCATCGTACGCTCAACAGTTGAACCGGCTGTGGGTCTGCAAGAATTTCAAGCCCGCGAAATTTCATTTGCATTGGGGATTGAACCACCCTTGGTGCAGCAAATGGTGCGCACATTGAAAGGATGCTATCGCGCCTTTCGCGATCTGGATGCGACAATGGTTGAGCTTAATCCCCTTGTGATCACCGGCGATGGCCGGATTTTGGCGCTGGACGCGAAAATGACATTTGATGACAATGCATTGTTTCGCCACCCACAAATTTCCGAGCTGCGCGACAAAAGCCAAGAAGATCCACGCGAAAGCCGGGCTGCCGACCGGGGATTGTCCTATGTTGGACTAGAAGGAAACATAGGCTGCATCGTCAACGGCGCTGGCCTTGCCATGGCCACGATGGACACCATCAAACTGGCTGGTGGTGAGCCTGCCAACTTTCTTGATATTGGCGGCGGTGCAACCCCCGAGCGCGTGGCCAAAGCCTTTCGCTTGGTGATGTCAGACCAAAATGTGCAGGCAGTTTTGGTTAATATCTTCGCTGGGATCAACCGTTGCGATTGGGTGGCCGAAGGCGTGGTACAAGCCCTTAAAGAAGTTCAGATTGACGTCCCCGTGGTGGTCCGGCTTGCAGGCACAAACGTGCAAGAGGGCCAGCGCATTCTGGCGCAGTCCGGATTGCCCATTATTCGCGCCACCACCTTGATGGAAGCTGCAGAGCGCGCGGTTGGCGCTTGGTCAAATGATTTAAAGCAAGCCACCAGAGTGAGGGCGGTCTAA
- a CDS encoding aminotransferase class V-fold PLP-dependent enzyme, which produces MAGTKSLFVPGPTNVPDDIRRAIDVPMEDHRAPDLPAFTLPLFADLKKIFKTETGQVFLFPASGTGGWEAAITNTISPGDKVLAARFGQFSHLWIDLCQRLGLDVQVVECDWGTGVPISVFADILAADTQHKIKAVLATQNETATGVQSDIAALRTAMDAAGHPALLYVDGVSSIGSVDFRMDEWGVDLAVSGSQKGFMLPAGLAIMAASQRALEASKTATMYRCYFDFKDMIATNATGYFPYTPPMTLLRGLRASVDRMLCEGLDNIFARHNFLAEGVRRAVAAWGLEICAKGPEWYSDTVTAIVVPEGFDANAVIGRAYHNYGLSLGAGLSVVAGKVFRIGHLGDLNELMLMSAIAGSEMAMRDQGLPVEAGSGVAAAQEFYRLNQNLSAIAAQ; this is translated from the coding sequence ATGGCGGGCACCAAAAGTTTATTTGTTCCGGGACCAACAAATGTTCCTGATGATATTCGCCGTGCCATTGATGTGCCGATGGAAGATCACCGCGCACCAGATCTTCCGGCCTTTACGCTTCCTCTGTTTGCTGATTTGAAAAAAATATTCAAAACCGAGACCGGTCAGGTATTTTTATTTCCAGCCTCTGGCACTGGCGGATGGGAAGCGGCCATCACCAACACCATTAGCCCAGGAGACAAGGTTTTGGCCGCACGCTTTGGCCAGTTTTCACATTTGTGGATTGATTTGTGCCAACGGCTTGGTCTGGACGTTCAGGTTGTTGAATGCGACTGGGGCACCGGTGTTCCGATTTCCGTGTTTGCCGATATTCTTGCCGCGGATACTCAGCACAAAATCAAAGCCGTTCTGGCTACCCAAAACGAAACGGCCACCGGCGTTCAGTCAGACATCGCGGCGCTACGCACAGCTATGGATGCCGCCGGGCACCCGGCATTGCTTTATGTAGATGGTGTAAGTTCGATCGGCTCAGTGGATTTTCGCATGGACGAGTGGGGCGTGGATTTGGCTGTATCCGGCTCTCAAAAGGGCTTTATGCTACCGGCAGGTCTCGCCATCATGGCCGCCAGCCAACGCGCCCTAGAGGCGTCAAAAACTGCAACGATGTACCGTTGCTATTTTGATTTCAAAGATATGATTGCCACCAATGCCACCGGGTATTTTCCCTATACGCCTCCAATGACACTGCTGCGCGGATTGCGGGCTTCTGTTGATCGGATGCTTTGTGAAGGTTTGGATAATATTTTTGCCCGTCATAACTTTCTCGCCGAAGGTGTGCGCCGCGCTGTTGCCGCTTGGGGACTTGAGATTTGTGCCAAAGGGCCTGAATGGTATTCCGATACTGTCACTGCAATCGTGGTACCAGAGGGTTTTGATGCCAATGCCGTGATCGGCCGCGCCTATCACAATTATGGCCTTAGCCTTGGGGCAGGTCTTTCGGTGGTGGCCGGTAAGGTTTTCCGGATTGGCCACTTGGGTGATCTTAACGAATTAATGCTCATGAGTGCAATCGCCGGTTCCGAGATGGCAATGCGCGACCAAGGATTACCCGTCGAAGCAGGAAGCGGCGTTGCCGCAGCACAAGAGTTTTACCGTCTGAACCAAAATCTATCGGCAATTGCTGCACAGTAA
- a CDS encoding response regulator, whose protein sequence is MLADSNPLVLSAMSEIFERDARFSLVATSATAEGFLGMAMRVPVDIGVIDWNLPVLGGAKLIEVLREQESAPKLVVYGDHLSDLPRLAMTAGAAAFAPRSGEIDGLLSTCIDVAQGKMVFPFLDVRELQQDPIHQLSRRERVMLEALSKGLTNRELAKELDISINTVKFHLSNLFEKLSVRNRAQAIAFFYSSRLPGEN, encoded by the coding sequence ATGCTGGCCGACAGTAATCCGCTGGTTTTGTCGGCGATGTCCGAAATTTTCGAGAGAGATGCGCGATTTTCATTGGTTGCCACATCGGCAACGGCTGAGGGTTTTCTCGGGATGGCGATGCGGGTTCCGGTTGATATTGGTGTGATCGATTGGAATTTGCCGGTTCTTGGCGGTGCGAAGCTCATCGAGGTTCTGCGAGAGCAGGAAAGCGCACCAAAGCTTGTTGTTTACGGCGACCATCTGTCAGATTTGCCTCGACTGGCGATGACTGCGGGTGCTGCAGCCTTTGCACCGCGTTCGGGCGAAATAGATGGATTACTGTCCACCTGCATTGATGTGGCACAGGGCAAAATGGTGTTTCCATTTCTGGATGTGCGTGAGTTGCAGCAGGACCCGATCCACCAACTGTCGCGGCGCGAGCGGGTGATGCTTGAAGCCCTATCAAAAGGGCTCACCAACCGTGAGCTTGCCAAAGAACTAGATATCTCGATCAACACGGTGAAATTTCACCTCTCGAATCTATTTGAAAAACTCTCGGTTCGAAACCGTGCTCAGGCGATTGCATTTTTCTATTCATCACGCTTGCCGGGAGAAAATTGA
- a CDS encoding CoA ester lyase translates to MSFHPVEQAPGRLNRSELAVPGSQPQMFEKAAKSDADVIFLDLEDAVAPDEKLQARKNIIKALNDIDWGNKSMSIRINGLDTHYMYRDVVDIIEQAGERLDLIMIPKVGTAADVYAVDMMVTQIEDAKGYKKRIGFEHIIETALGMQNVTEIAAASKRNESLHFGVADYAASTRARTTIIGGVNPDYSVLTDPAEDGSRDIHWGDMWHYALARMVVAARANGLRPIDGPFGDFSDPDGYRAAAKRAAVLGCEGKWAIHPSQVNLANEVMSPSEGEVDRANRILSAMADAEAAGKGAVSLEGRLIDYASIRQAEVLIEKVKQIESA, encoded by the coding sequence ATGAGTTTTCATCCCGTTGAGCAAGCCCCCGGACGGCTAAATCGAAGCGAATTGGCAGTGCCCGGCAGCCAGCCGCAAATGTTTGAAAAGGCGGCAAAATCTGATGCTGATGTAATCTTTTTAGATCTTGAGGACGCAGTCGCGCCAGATGAAAAATTACAGGCGCGAAAAAACATAATTAAAGCACTCAACGACATTGATTGGGGCAACAAATCCATGTCCATTCGAATCAATGGGTTGGACACGCATTACATGTACCGCGATGTTGTCGACATTATCGAACAGGCGGGCGAGCGGCTAGATTTGATCATGATACCCAAAGTGGGAACCGCTGCGGATGTCTATGCAGTGGACATGATGGTGACCCAAATTGAGGACGCAAAAGGCTACAAAAAACGCATCGGTTTTGAGCACATTATCGAAACCGCTTTGGGCATGCAAAATGTGACTGAAATTGCCGCGGCATCTAAACGAAATGAAAGCCTGCATTTCGGGGTTGCGGACTATGCCGCATCGACCCGCGCACGCACGACGATTATTGGCGGTGTGAATCCCGACTATTCGGTTTTGACCGATCCGGCCGAGGACGGAAGTCGAGATATCCATTGGGGCGATATGTGGCACTACGCGCTGGCCAGAATGGTGGTTGCCGCACGCGCCAATGGGCTGCGCCCCATTGATGGGCCGTTCGGCGATTTTTCCGATCCAGATGGCTACCGCGCAGCCGCAAAACGGGCTGCCGTCCTAGGCTGTGAAGGCAAATGGGCCATTCACCCAAGTCAGGTCAATTTGGCGAACGAAGTCATGAGCCCATCAGAGGGTGAAGTGGATCGCGCAAACCGGATATTAAGCGCTATGGCGGATGCCGAAGCAGCTGGAAAAGGCGCAGTTTCTCTTGAAGGCCGATTGATCGACTATGCTTCTATTCGGCAGGCCGAAGTGTTAATAGAAAAAGTAAAACAGATAGAATCAGCATAA